The following proteins are co-located in the Malassezia restricta chromosome II, complete sequence genome:
- a CDS encoding acyl-CoA oxidase — MANLEMQTLAKERTNPPFDVEAMAISLHGSKERLEYKRRVMQELERIPAFFNDDIYDLTKDELRVRTFIKIGHIVNWFQKEDMATFRQRLELISILDPGFWTRFGVHLGLFSNCVVSGSTPSQLAYWASQGMLSCHHFYGCFGMTELTHGSNVQGIKTTATFDRDADEFIIHTPELGATKWWIGGAAHSATHCAVFARLIIDGKDHGVKTFVVQLRDPYSFDNMPGVTIGDIGKKMGRDGIDNGYIQFTHVRVPRAHMLMRHTQVSREGQVFEPPLQQLAYGALLTGRVMMSIDSSNIGKKAITIAGRYAAVRRQFKSDAKNEHETQLLDYPIHQRRLMPLLAQSIAFQYTGYQLSHMLERMNEQLSSLEPGDPRLNEAIELLKSTHAASAGLKAFCTWGTLSAIEVCRQSLGGHGYSSYAGLAPLYADFAVHCTWEGDNTILALQLGRALMSAYEESRKGKKQGKALAYLNDIDAVLSYRCTSEKDLDTLAGVEAGWLTASAHFVKVAFDEFQRYLKAGDSREVAAEKCSQLRFVAGSVHTSGFIFRQFRAAVESMPDSKDGVKKALSTVALLYGLWQMEEKSGFLLRSGWLKPEQFDYVARRVTELCAEVRAFAIPLIDSFSLSDFVINSPFGRYDGDVYRAYFDMIRRNNSPLKPHPYRDTLVKPLLNREIRETVSASDFMNIDDEIKEIQSELKEAAVSAPKKA, encoded by the coding sequence ATGGCGAACCTGGAAATGCAGACTCTGGCGAAGGAGAGGACCAACCCTCCCTTCGATGTGGAAGCTATGGCTATCTCCCTACATGGCTCGAAGGAGCGTCTCGAGTACAAGCGTAGGGTCATGCAGGAGCTTGAGAGGATTCCTGCATTTTTTAACGACGACATTTACGATCTCACGAAGGATGAGCTTCGTGTCCGCACGTTTATCAAGATTGGTCACATTGTTAACTGGTTCCAGAAGGAGGACATGGCTACTTttcgccagcgccttgagctgATCTCGATCCTTGACCCTGGGTTCTGGACGCGTTTCGGTGTGCACCTGGGGTTGTTCAGCAACTGTGTTGTCTCTGGTTCGACGCCGAGTCAGTTGGCATACTGGGCCAGCCAAGGGATGCTTTCCTGCCACCACTTTTATGGCTGCTTTGGTATGACCGAACTTACGCACGGTAGTAATGTTCAAGGTATCAAGACGACGGCTACGTTCGACCGTGATGCGGACGAGTTTATCATCCATACTCCAGAACTTGGTGCCACTAAGTGGTGGATTGGTGGTGCTGCTCATTCGGCCACGCACTGTGCTGTGTTTGCTCGCCTGATTATCGACGGCAAAGACCACGGTGTCAAGACGTTTGTGGTCCAGCTCCGTGACCCCTACTCCTTCGACAACATGCCTGGTGTGACAATCGGTGACATTGGCAAAAAGATGGGCCGTGACGGTATCGACAACGGCTACATTCAGTTCACGCACGTCCGTGTGCCTCGTGCTCACATGCTcatgcggcacacgcaggTTTCGCGCGAAGGACAGGTGTTTGAACCaccgctgcagcagctggcaTACGGTGCTCTTCTCACGGGTCGCGTGATGATGTCTATTGACTCTTCTAACATCGGCAAAAAGGCTATCACCATCGCTGGTCGCTAtgctgctgtgcgtcgTCAGTTTAAGTCGGACGCCAAGAACGAGCACGAGACGCAGCTTCTTGACTACCCCATTCACCAGCGCCGTTTGATGCCTCTCCTGGCTCAAAGTATCGCTTTCCAATACACTGGCTACCAGCTTTCGCACATGCTTGAGCGCATGAATGAGCAGCTAAGCTCTCTTGAGCCTGGTGATCCTCGCTTAAATGAGGCGATTGAACTGCTCAAGTCCACGCATGCTGCCAGTGCCGGTCTGAAGGCATTCTGCACGTGGGGTACACTCTCGGCCATTGAAGTTTGCCGTCAGTCGCTTGGTGGACACGGCTACTCGTCGTACGCAGGTCTTGCACCTTTGTACGCCGACTTTGCCGTGCACTGTACATGGGAGGGTGACAACACGATTTTGGCCCTCCAGCTTGGTCGTGCCCTCATGTCCGCCTACGAGGAGTCGCGAAAGGGCAAGAAACAGGGCAAGGCCCTGGCGTACCTGAATGACATTGATGCCGTGCTTAGCTACCGCTGCACATCAGAGAAGGACCTCGACACCCTTGCTGGTGTGGAAGCTGGTTGGCTGACGGCGTCTGCTCACTTTGTCAAGGTTGCGTTTGATGAGTTCCAGCGGTACCTGAAAGCGGGTGACTCGCGCGAGGTCGCGGCCGAGAAGTGCTCGCAGCTCCGCTTCGTGGCTGGTAGCGTGCACACGTCTGGCTTCATTTTCCGTCAGTTCCGTGCTGCTGTTGAGTCTATGCCCGACAGCAAGGATGGCGTGAAGAAGGCCCTTTCGACGGTGGCTCTGCTGTATGGTCTGTGGCAAATGGAGGAGAAGTCAGGCTTCCTCCTGCGTTCTGGCTGGCTCAAGCCAGAGCAGTTCGACTACGTCGCCCGTCGTGTCACGGAGCTGTGTGCCGAGGTGCGTGCCTTTGCCATCCCGCTGATTGACTCGTTCTCTTTGTCGGACTTTGTGATCAACTCGCCTTTCGGTCGCTATGACGGTGATGTATACCGTGCGTACTTTGACATGATCCGCAGGAACAACTCGCCGCTCAAGCCTCACCCATACCGCGACACGCTAGTCAAGCCTCTTTTGAACCGAGAGATTCGCGAAACTGTGAGTGCCTCGGACTTTATGAACATTGATGACGAAATTAAGGAGATCCAGAGCGAGCTCAAGGAGGCTGCCGTGTCTGCTCCGAAGAAGGCGTAA
- a CDS encoding lactoylglutathione lyase encodes MSNPWRETRGYSFHSICLHVKDISLSSMFYQDVFGMDVVREANLGQISKVWLQFPTDKTDRGFGVATSIIELAQRNGTEYDNTFDVQANAGGFHHMTFSVPDLLSARSRFEKLGVTIEDLQIPHTQLIVLRDPDNYPIQIMSQDFDLHAELHDVCRNVVVEGTEKSLEDIMRSQNPETLAEAGLTTGGNNLSVPHAKAPCTSPC; translated from the exons ATGTCGAATCCTTGGCGCGAAACTCGGGGATATTCCTTCCATTCCATATGTTTGCATGTCAAAGACATAAGTCTAAGCTCTATGTTTTATCAGGATGTGTTTGGCATGGATGTGGTTCGCGAGGCCAATCTGGG TCAAATTAGCAAAGTCTGGCTCCAATTTCCAACAGATAAGACAGACAGAGGCTTTGGCGTTGCTACTTCTATTATAGAATTGGCCCAACGCAACGGCACAGAATACGACAATACGTTTGATGTACAAGCCAATGCAGGTGGATTCCATCATATGACATTCAGCGTGCCCGATCTGCTGTCGGCACGAAGTCGCTTTGAAAAACTAGGTGTCACGATCGAGGATCTTCAGATTCCTCATACGCAACTTATTGTACTTCGTGATCCAGACAACTATCCCATCCAAATTATGAGCCAAGACTTTGATTTACACGCCGAACTGCATGATGTGTGCCGTAACGTCGTTGTTGAGGGCACTGAGAAATCACTAGAGGACATTATGCGTTCCCAGAATCCAGAGACGCTGGCAGAGGCTGGTCTAACGACGGGTGGCAATAACCTTTCTGTGCCGCATGCCAAAGCGCCATGCACTTCGCCGTGctga
- a CDS encoding bZIP transcription factor, translating into MNMANEQESSIAFLLGLHDIHDTFDLHQQEGHVPAQSSRSDHPTLLTGLDAIPLTATTPNATSNQQAAPALQNHHQSAGESMDMFSNQLSMWMNTNFSFDGPMGHALLADDEKDGDHLEKGDDGRQRDEDIERQRRMAASSAHSNAARDKLRALDRDPSPTPSQPSLDSRRDRIPSHNLEASSEPFHPTYFAPSHDSLSQAPSYLPPVAPWANQKMSGETPCPSSSASTLFSQPQQQRAPGAAQSDWDLTSTLALQHLMSKSPDALSTLWQSHLLQQMGKASSTPNLPPELSSNEPSSSSSANEHPLPPMQPLLPTSAESKRAKPESPSSAESQQQPSPMEKQDPDVSVTIPKAGASTAQASDRVKLANTGNSQTDAETNRLALEEDKRRRNTLASARFRIKKKQREAALEMSARELEKQVNELKQENERLRSENDWLRRLIMSRPETLPGFFNVLNNTSGSASNSNGN; encoded by the coding sequence ATGAACATGGCCAACGAGCAGGAAAGCTCTATTGCGTTCCTGCTTGGTTTGCATGATATACACGACACGTTTGATCTCCATCAACAGGAAGGACACGTACCTGCTCAGTCCAGCAGGAGCGATCATCCAACGCTCCTCACAGGCTTAGATGCAATACCTCTGACTGCTACCACGCCGAACGCAACATCGAATCAGCAAGCTGCACCTGCGCTGCAAAATCACCATCAGTCAGCAGGTGAGAGCATGGACATGTTCTCAAATCAGCTATCTATGTGGATGAACACCAACTTTAGCTTCGACGGACCTATGGGGCATGCTCTTCTCGCTGATGATGAAAAGGATGGTGATCATCTGGAAAAAGGAGACGATGGTCGACAGCGTGATGAAGATATtgagcggcagcgacgaaTGGCTGCTTCTAGTGCACACTCTAATGCCGCGCGAGACAAACTCCGCGCTCTAGATCGAGATCCATCTCCCACACCTTCACAGCCGTCTCTTGATTCTCGCCGAGATCGTATTCCATCTCACAACCTCGAAGCATCATCAGAACCTTTCCATCCGACGTACTTTGCTCCGTCACACGACTCCTTGAGTCAAGCTCCTTCTTATCTCCCGCCGGTGGCACCGTGGGCGAACCAAAAAATGTCAGGAGAGACACCGTGCCCATCTTCCTCTGCATCAACGTTGTTCTcgcagccacagcagcagcgggcgccaggcgctgccCAATCAGACTGGGATCTCACGTCGACGTTAGCACTACAGCATCTGATGAGCAAGAGCCCTGATGCACTGTCTACCCTGTGGCAATCCCATCTTTTGCAACAGATGGGCAAGGCATCTTCAACACCCAATCTGCCGCCGGAATTGTCCTCGAATGAgcccagctcgtcgtcctccGCCAATGAGCACCCACTTCCTCCTATGCAGCCGTTGCTCCCCACATCGGCGGAGTCCAAGCGCGCGAAGCCTGAATCACCGTCATCAGCTGAATCGCAACAGCAGCCTTCACCCATGGAGAAACAAGACCCAGATGTGTCTGTGACTATTCCTAAAGCTGGTGCTTCAACAGCGCAAGCGTCGGATCGTGTAAAGCTCGCGAATACAGGCAACTCACAGACGGACGCAGAGACAAATCGACTTGCTTTAGAAGAAGACAAGCGCCGCCGAAACACCTTGGCCAGTGCTCGTTTCCGTATTAAaaagaagcagcgcgaagCTGCCCTGGAGATGTCTGCGCGTGAGCTGGAGAAGCAGGTGAATGAGCTGAAGCAAGAGAATGAGCGTCTCCGCTCAGAAAATGactggctgcgtcgcttAATCATGTCGCGTCCGGAGACGCTACCTGGCTTCTTCAATGTTCTGAACAATACAAGCGGAAGCGCCAGTAACAGCAATGGAAATTAG